The Halorientalis sp. IM1011 genome window below encodes:
- a CDS encoding NAD(P)-dependent glycerol-1-phosphate dehydrogenase gives MFEKSSWIRLPRNVVVGHGVLDETVDAVAELHLTGRPLVVTSPTPKEVAGDRVVEAFGAEGAQPALTTVEEASFAEVERVIETARAEEVGFLIGVGGGKVIDITKMAADDLGLGFVSVPTAASHDGIVSGRGSVPEGDTRHSVAAEPPLAVVADTEILAAAPWRLTTAGCADIISNYTAVKDWQLAHRLKNVEYSEYAGALSQMTAEMLVENADSVKKELEESAWVVVKALVSSGVAMSIAGSSRPASGAEHLFSHQLDRLVPGEALHGHQVGVGSIITEYLHSGQTEWRKIRDALAGIGAPTTADELGIDDETVIEALTTAHRIRDRYTILGDGVSEPAAREAARATGVI, from the coding sequence ATGTTCGAGAAGTCTTCGTGGATCCGTCTACCCCGGAACGTGGTGGTGGGGCACGGCGTCCTCGACGAGACAGTTGACGCCGTCGCCGAACTCCACCTGACGGGACGGCCGCTGGTGGTGACGAGTCCGACGCCGAAGGAGGTCGCAGGAGACCGCGTCGTCGAGGCCTTCGGGGCCGAGGGGGCCCAACCGGCGCTGACGACGGTCGAGGAGGCCAGTTTCGCCGAGGTCGAGCGCGTCATCGAGACCGCACGCGCCGAAGAGGTCGGGTTCCTGATCGGCGTCGGCGGCGGGAAGGTCATCGACATCACGAAGATGGCCGCCGACGACCTCGGACTCGGGTTCGTCTCGGTGCCGACCGCGGCCAGCCACGACGGCATCGTCAGCGGTCGCGGCTCGGTCCCCGAGGGCGACACGCGCCACAGCGTCGCCGCCGAACCGCCGCTGGCCGTCGTCGCCGACACCGAGATCCTCGCGGCGGCTCCCTGGCGGCTGACCACCGCGGGCTGTGCCGACATCATCAGCAACTACACCGCCGTCAAGGACTGGCAGCTGGCCCACCGGCTGAAAAACGTCGAGTACTCCGAGTACGCCGGCGCGCTCAGCCAGATGACTGCCGAGATGCTCGTCGAGAACGCCGACTCGGTGAAGAAGGAACTCGAAGAGTCGGCGTGGGTCGTCGTCAAGGCGCTGGTCTCTTCGGGCGTGGCGATGTCCATCGCGGGCTCGTCCCGGCCCGCGAGCGGGGCCGAACACCTCTTCTCGCACCAACTCGACCGGCTCGTGCCCGGCGAGGCGCTCCACGGCCATCAGGTCGGCGTCGGCTCGATCATCACGGAGTACCTCCACAGCGGCCAGACGGAGTGGCGCAAGATCCGGGACGCACTGGCCGGAATCGGTGCGCCGACGACCGCCGACGAACTGGGGATCGACGACGAGACCGTCATCGAGGCGCTGACGACCGCCCACCGCATCCGGGATCGCTACACGATCCTCGGCGACGGCGTGAGCGAACCCGCGGCCCGCGAGGCCGCCCGCGCGACCGGCGTCATATGA
- a CDS encoding YtxH domain-containing protein has translation MSDKTDDALERVRDAFDSAVEETEQMSESAKQEVRDAIDDLEGRIEGLRNSN, from the coding sequence ATGTCCGACAAGACCGACGACGCTCTCGAACGAGTTCGGGACGCCTTCGACAGTGCCGTCGAAGAGACCGAGCAGATGAGCGAGTCGGCCAAACAGGAGGTCCGGGACGCTATCGACGACCTCGAAGGTCGTATCGAGGGCCTCCGCAACAGTAACTGA
- a CDS encoding ABC transporter permease subunit gives MRDRQLSVMARKDFDDAVRSKTVWVVSALFALLVVLAAYQVSRMDVSPEVPAGVLPKLVLVSLTSPITWIVPIIALIVGYMSVVGERRSGSIKLLLGLPFERAEIFVGKILGRTAVISVSVAVGFVTMAVTIPVLVGLGSPAEFSVAVLGLFLATLLLGTVFTTLAVSLSALASTRRRAITSVIGLFFVTHVAWTGLIQFVALPFGGAGPTRWYLLLSYLSPTAAYTRIASIVFTDFPVPYPGIRMDGLGPRGAMVGNMQSPPFYLTEWFALLTLLVWAVGAGALAYYVFRDADLG, from the coding sequence ATGAGGGACCGACAGCTCTCGGTCATGGCCCGGAAGGACTTCGACGACGCCGTGCGGTCGAAGACGGTCTGGGTCGTCAGCGCCCTCTTCGCGCTGCTCGTTGTCCTCGCCGCGTATCAGGTCTCCCGGATGGACGTCTCGCCGGAGGTTCCGGCTGGCGTCCTCCCGAAACTCGTGCTGGTCTCGCTGACGAGTCCGATCACCTGGATCGTTCCGATCATCGCGCTGATCGTCGGATACATGTCGGTCGTCGGCGAGCGTCGCTCGGGCAGCATCAAACTCCTGCTCGGGCTCCCCTTCGAACGCGCGGAGATTTTCGTCGGAAAGATCCTCGGCCGGACCGCGGTGATCTCGGTGAGCGTCGCCGTCGGGTTCGTCACGATGGCGGTCACGATACCCGTGCTCGTCGGACTCGGCTCGCCAGCGGAGTTCTCCGTCGCGGTTCTCGGCCTGTTCCTCGCGACGCTCCTGCTCGGGACCGTGTTCACGACGCTCGCCGTGAGCCTGTCGGCGCTCGCCAGCACGCGGCGTCGGGCCATTACGAGCGTGATCGGCCTGTTCTTCGTGACCCACGTCGCCTGGACCGGCCTGATCCAGTTCGTCGCGCTGCCATTCGGCGGCGCTGGCCCCACTCGCTGGTACCTGCTGTTGAGCTACCTCAGCCCGACCGCCGCGTACACCCGCATCGCGTCGATCGTGTTCACCGACTTCCCGGTCCCGTATCCCGGCATCAGGATGGACGGTCTGGGGCCGCGTGGCGCGATGGTCGGGAATATGCAGTCACCGCCGTTCTACCTCACCGAGTGGTTCGCCCTCCTCACCCTGCTCGTCTGGGCCGTCGGAGCCGGAGCGCTCGCCTACTACGTCTTCCGCGACGCCGACCTGGGCTGA
- a CDS encoding NAD-dependent epimerase/dehydratase family protein — translation MTRALVIGGTRFIGRHTVAELRDHGYDVTIFNRGEHDNPFDDTGVEHVEGDRTDDGDLADVAHAVSPDVVIDCVAYQPRDVRAATRIFDDVEAYVYVSSGAAYGEEAIPKREGETALCECSDEQATDDSADSYGPRKAAGDRAVFAAAEDGVNATSVRPCNVYGPHDYTGRVDYWIERVSTHDRVLVPGDGTNVWHRAYVEDVASALRIVAEEGDPGEAYNVGDRRATTLDELVEGIASVLDESVEIVHTGPRELAAGDIDPGEFPLYRDYPHLLSTAKLSGLGWEATPVESALEATVEDYVESERDGSEHGPDREREERVLGVLDTLA, via the coding sequence ATGACACGGGCGCTGGTCATCGGTGGGACGCGCTTTATCGGTCGCCACACCGTCGCGGAGTTGCGCGACCACGGCTACGACGTGACGATCTTCAACCGCGGCGAACACGACAACCCCTTCGACGACACCGGGGTCGAACACGTCGAGGGCGACCGCACCGACGACGGCGACCTCGCCGACGTCGCCCACGCCGTCTCCCCGGACGTGGTGATCGACTGCGTGGCCTACCAGCCCCGCGACGTGCGGGCCGCGACCCGGATCTTCGACGACGTCGAGGCCTACGTCTACGTCTCCAGCGGCGCGGCCTACGGCGAGGAGGCCATCCCGAAACGCGAGGGCGAGACGGCGCTCTGTGAGTGCTCCGACGAGCAGGCGACCGACGACTCGGCGGACAGTTACGGCCCCCGGAAGGCGGCGGGGGATCGAGCGGTGTTCGCTGCGGCCGAGGACGGCGTGAACGCGACGAGCGTCCGCCCCTGCAACGTCTACGGACCCCACGACTACACCGGCCGGGTGGACTACTGGATCGAGCGCGTCTCGACTCACGATCGAGTGCTGGTCCCCGGTGACGGGACGAACGTCTGGCACCGGGCCTACGTCGAAGACGTGGCATCGGCGCTCCGGATCGTCGCCGAAGAAGGCGACCCGGGCGAGGCCTACAACGTCGGCGACCGGCGGGCGACGACGCTCGACGAACTGGTCGAGGGGATCGCCTCGGTACTGGACGAGTCGGTCGAGATCGTCCACACCGGGCCGCGGGAACTCGCGGCCGGCGATATCGACCCCGGGGAGTTCCCCCTCTACCGGGACTACCCGCACCTGCTCTCGACGGCGAAGTTGTCCGGACTGGGCTGGGAGGCGACGCCGGTGGAATCGGCACTCGAAGCGACGGTCGAGGACTACGTCGAGAGCGAGCGCGACGGGAGCGAACACGGGCCTGACCGCGAGCGCGAGGAGCGCGTGCTGGGCGTGCTGGACACGCTGGCCTGA
- a CDS encoding zinc ribbon domain-containing protein: MPPENPSEHGCPKCGHDDAEVDTITTTGGGLSKMFDIQNRGFKTVSCTNCGYTELYKSDAGTSNLLDVFMG, from the coding sequence ATGCCCCCTGAAAACCCCTCCGAGCACGGCTGTCCGAAGTGCGGCCACGACGACGCCGAAGTCGACACGATCACGACTACCGGCGGCGGCCTGTCCAAGATGTTCGACATCCAGAATCGCGGGTTCAAAACGGTCTCCTGTACGAACTGCGGCTACACGGAACTGTACAAGTCCGACGCGGGCACGAGCAACCTGCTGGACGTGTTCATGGGCTGA
- a CDS encoding histidine kinase N-terminal 7TM domain-containing protein, with product MRLQHTPYTVPLIASALLALVSAYYVRRQSDRLSASMYAWAMVAMALWAGSSAAALSVVDPLTTRVLVGSVLAFAALTTATWCLFCLSYSGYERWLSWPLFTAFGVAVASITALTVSNPLHDLVFVERTVDRTGGWVGVGHEWAIGLWLSVLVVYVIHALTHAVLFKKFRRSRNLYRTFTVILLLASITIWLANILSVIGYSPLPHMMFVPIVFLFWGVFGLVVLASRRFVRSLPIDRFLELLDPRSDDVVPLARDFVVEEMDSGVVILDATDYVVDVNTTAKEMLDTQTRLIGRPIYDVVDLDEFFEDGLVNDGSRQQIWVQSDGERNCYDVNVSPITGGDDSLVGRAIVMNDITSQKGREQRLRNREGELQTLKQVLSRIIRHNIRNDVNVVQGNAEWIAANADSDDVVTRAEQIVETAEDLATTSRKTRIVDRVVGTDADLVDVDLEPLLEDTLADFRAEYPEATIRAEVPSGVSVRGSVYLSAAFENAIENAIVHDPGPEPTVDIEVRADDDTVTLTVSDDGPGIPEQEMQAIETGEETELIHASGIGLWLIDWIVRNSGGTVSWSNTDSGAAVRMELQRATESDEPAKY from the coding sequence ATGAGACTCCAGCACACGCCGTATACGGTGCCACTGATCGCGAGTGCGTTGCTCGCCCTCGTCAGTGCGTATTACGTCCGGCGGCAGAGCGACCGGCTCTCCGCGAGCATGTACGCGTGGGCGATGGTCGCGATGGCGCTCTGGGCCGGGAGTTCCGCGGCCGCGCTGTCCGTCGTCGATCCCCTCACGACCCGGGTGCTGGTCGGGAGCGTCCTGGCCTTTGCCGCGCTGACGACGGCCACCTGGTGTCTGTTCTGTCTCAGCTACAGCGGCTACGAACGGTGGCTGTCGTGGCCGCTGTTCACCGCCTTCGGCGTCGCGGTCGCCTCGATCACCGCGCTCACCGTCTCGAACCCCCTGCACGACCTCGTGTTCGTCGAGCGGACGGTCGACCGCACCGGCGGCTGGGTCGGAGTCGGCCACGAGTGGGCGATCGGTCTCTGGCTCTCCGTGCTGGTCGTCTACGTCATCCACGCGCTCACCCACGCCGTCCTGTTCAAGAAGTTCCGGCGCTCGCGCAACCTCTATCGAACGTTCACGGTGATCCTGTTGCTGGCCAGCATCACCATCTGGCTCGCCAACATCCTCTCGGTGATCGGCTACAGCCCGCTGCCACACATGATGTTCGTCCCGATCGTCTTCCTGTTCTGGGGCGTCTTCGGGCTGGTCGTTCTGGCAAGCCGCCGGTTCGTGCGCTCGCTGCCCATCGACCGGTTCCTCGAACTCCTCGACCCGCGTTCGGACGACGTCGTACCGCTGGCACGTGACTTCGTCGTCGAGGAGATGGACAGCGGGGTCGTCATCCTCGACGCGACCGACTACGTCGTCGACGTGAACACGACGGCCAAAGAGATGTTGGACACCCAGACACGGCTCATCGGCAGGCCGATCTACGACGTCGTCGACCTCGACGAGTTCTTCGAGGACGGGCTGGTCAACGACGGGAGCCGCCAGCAGATCTGGGTGCAGTCCGATGGCGAGCGGAACTGCTACGACGTGAACGTCTCTCCGATCACCGGCGGGGACGACTCGCTCGTCGGTCGGGCCATCGTGATGAACGACATCACGAGCCAGAAGGGACGCGAACAGCGACTCCGCAACCGCGAGGGGGAACTCCAGACGCTCAAACAGGTCCTCTCGCGGATCATCCGGCACAACATCCGGAACGACGTGAACGTCGTCCAGGGCAACGCCGAGTGGATCGCCGCCAACGCCGACAGCGACGACGTGGTGACACGGGCCGAACAGATCGTCGAAACGGCCGAGGACCTCGCGACCACGAGCCGAAAGACCCGCATCGTCGACCGCGTCGTCGGCACCGATGCCGACCTGGTCGACGTCGACCTCGAACCCCTGCTCGAGGACACGCTGGCCGATTTCAGAGCCGAATACCCGGAGGCGACGATCCGTGCCGAGGTGCCGTCCGGCGTGTCCGTCCGGGGGAGCGTCTACCTCTCGGCGGCCTTCGAGAACGCGATCGAGAACGCCATCGTCCACGATCCAGGCCCGGAGCCGACGGTCGATATCGAGGTCCGGGCCGACGACGACACCGTCACTCTGACCGTCAGCGACGACGGTCCCGGGATCCCCGAGCAGGAGATGCAGGCCATCGAGACCGGCGAGGAGACCGAGCTGATCCACGCGAGCGGAATCGGTCTCTGGCTGATCGACTGGATCGTGCGTAACTCCGGCGGGACGGTCTCGTGGTCGAACACGGATTCCGGCGCGGCGGTTCGGATGGAACTCCAGCGGGCCACGGAGTCGGACGAGCCGGCAAAATACTGA
- the gltB gene encoding glutamate synthase large subunit: MVGQRTTNESASEVGLADPTDVRSNCGVGVVMDLDGGRDNDVVADGLELLANLEHRGTTGAEENTGDGSGILLQMPHEFFAAEVDADLPPRGEYAVGSLFLPRDDEAAAAGLKDLFESTLASEGLEVFHWRTVPTDNETLGATAIESEPRVEQAFVRPEGDVDDEEFDKRLYVARRVVENTVEDERPAGYERFYVVSLDQDTVVYKGLLLAEQLPEYYPELTDERMTSTFAMVHARFSTNTLGAWHLAHPYRNIIHNGEFNTIQGNINWMRARETDLSAEGFADHFSEDEMEKLKPIIDDPEQSDTASVDNGLELLMEGGRDLPHALRMLIPEAWRGEANMISQERRDWYDYHASLVEPWDGPALVAATDGERVGAVLDRNGLRPCRYDILQNGRLVMSSEAGALDHDPAEIEERGRLQPGQLFLADPEEGRVVPDDEVFDDLTDEKYAEWVDREQVHLDDVADHETEPQGEVDALRSYQALYGYTYDEVDHLIQPMAEKGKDPVGSMGDDTPLSVLTDHNRPLFSYFKQLFAQVTNPPLDYIREELVTSLESRLGYQRNLLDETQTHARQLVVDSPILTDEETTAIKELDENGMSTAVVDITYDPDEDLRAAVEDVRAEADEAAKENDILVLSDRGAGEDAIPIPSLLAVGGVHHHLVRNGLRNHVGLVVESGDPRTVHHFATLIGYGAGAVNPYLAYQTIEDLVAGPDGANLGTAIEAYVGAVEDGLLKTMAKMGISTVESYQGAQIFEAVGLDSDFVAEYFEGTTCRTEGMEIEDLESDLRTRYDVAFSDDPEIERQGEFEHRTGGIHHQWNPETVGTVQQAVRQGDYEKYREFAEKINDQTQELQTLRGLLEFDTEDRESIPIEDVEPIEDIVERFETAAMSLGSLSPEMHENNAIAMNRLGANANTGEGGEPPERFGTEKECTTKQVASGRFGVTSDYLSAAEEIQIKMAQGSKPGEGGHLPGKKVNEMIAHVRYATPGVGLISPPPLHDIYSIEDLKQLIHDLKAANPDADINVKLVAEDGIGTIAAGVAKANADVVHISGHDGGTGASPKTSIKSAGLPWELGVAEANQMLRATDLRSRIKVSTDGGMKTGRDVAVAAMFGAEGYAFGTASMVTSGCVMARQCHENTCPVGVATQNEKLRARFPGTPENVINYMTFVAQELREIMADLGFETVDDMIGRVDVLSQRDDVDHPKAKKLDLSSVLAEPAGDDDRYKTREQTHEVDEQLDWDILEEIGDTVETGEPVSLSMDIDNVDRAVGATLSNRISQEHGTPGLPSDTIRVDFEGVAGQSFGAFLQDGVTFELTGTANDYVGKGLSGGKMIVNTPAEAPYEPEENTLIGNVALYGATQGELYVNGQAGERFAVRNSGVRAVVESVGDHGCEYMTGGAVAVLGDTGKNFAAGMSGGVAYVLDREGDFDRKVNRGMVSTFDTLDERDRKMLRRLIENHVAYTGSDRGQYILDNWEAELENFVKVLPDAYAEIIADDDEADVRTEPPEPATPSADASEPAAGQADD; this comes from the coding sequence ATGGTTGGGCAACGGACTACTAACGAGTCTGCGAGCGAGGTCGGGCTCGCGGATCCCACTGATGTACGGTCTAACTGCGGCGTGGGCGTCGTGATGGATCTCGACGGGGGTCGGGACAACGACGTCGTCGCCGACGGTCTGGAACTGCTCGCGAACCTCGAACACCGCGGAACCACGGGCGCGGAGGAGAACACCGGCGACGGGTCCGGTATCCTGTTGCAGATGCCTCACGAGTTCTTCGCGGCCGAGGTCGACGCCGATCTCCCGCCCCGCGGCGAGTACGCGGTCGGATCGCTCTTTCTCCCCCGCGACGACGAGGCCGCCGCCGCGGGTCTGAAGGATCTGTTCGAGTCGACACTCGCCTCGGAGGGACTGGAGGTCTTCCACTGGCGCACCGTCCCGACGGACAACGAGACGCTCGGCGCGACGGCAATCGAGTCCGAGCCCCGCGTCGAGCAGGCGTTCGTCCGCCCCGAGGGCGACGTGGACGACGAGGAGTTCGACAAGCGCCTCTACGTCGCCCGGCGGGTAGTAGAGAACACCGTCGAGGACGAGCGGCCGGCAGGTTACGAACGCTTCTACGTCGTCTCGCTCGATCAGGACACGGTCGTCTACAAGGGGCTCCTGCTCGCGGAGCAACTGCCCGAGTACTACCCAGAACTGACCGACGAGCGGATGACTTCGACGTTCGCGATGGTCCACGCGCGATTCTCGACGAACACGCTCGGTGCGTGGCACCTCGCACACCCCTACCGCAACATCATCCACAACGGCGAGTTCAACACCATCCAGGGCAACATCAACTGGATGCGGGCTCGCGAGACGGACCTCTCTGCGGAGGGCTTCGCCGACCACTTCTCCGAGGACGAGATGGAGAAGCTCAAGCCGATCATCGACGACCCCGAGCAGTCCGACACCGCGAGCGTCGACAACGGTCTCGAACTGCTCATGGAGGGCGGCCGGGACCTCCCCCACGCGCTCCGGATGCTCATCCCGGAGGCCTGGCGTGGCGAGGCGAACATGATCTCACAGGAGCGCCGGGACTGGTACGACTACCACGCCTCGCTGGTCGAGCCGTGGGACGGCCCCGCCCTCGTAGCGGCCACCGACGGCGAACGGGTCGGCGCGGTGCTGGACCGCAACGGTCTGCGCCCCTGCCGGTACGACATCCTGCAGAACGGCCGCCTCGTGATGTCCAGCGAGGCCGGCGCGCTGGATCACGACCCCGCGGAGATCGAGGAACGCGGCCGGCTCCAGCCCGGGCAGCTCTTCCTCGCCGACCCCGAGGAGGGGCGGGTCGTCCCCGACGACGAGGTCTTTGACGACCTCACCGACGAGAAGTACGCCGAGTGGGTCGATCGAGAGCAGGTTCACCTCGACGACGTGGCCGACCACGAGACCGAGCCCCAGGGAGAGGTCGACGCGCTTCGTTCCTACCAGGCGCTGTACGGCTACACCTACGACGAGGTCGATCACCTCATCCAGCCCATGGCCGAGAAGGGGAAAGACCCCGTGGGCTCGATGGGCGACGACACGCCGCTGTCGGTGCTAACCGACCACAACCGGCCGCTCTTCAGCTACTTCAAACAGCTGTTCGCGCAGGTCACGAACCCGCCGCTGGACTACATCCGCGAGGAACTGGTGACCTCGCTGGAGTCGCGGCTGGGCTACCAGCGCAACCTGCTCGACGAGACCCAGACTCACGCCCGGCAACTGGTCGTCGACTCACCGATCCTCACCGACGAGGAGACGACGGCGATCAAGGAACTGGACGAGAACGGCATGTCGACGGCGGTCGTCGATATCACATACGACCCCGACGAGGACCTCCGAGCGGCCGTCGAGGACGTACGCGCCGAGGCCGACGAGGCCGCCAAAGAGAACGACATCCTCGTCCTCTCGGACCGGGGTGCGGGCGAAGACGCCATCCCGATCCCGAGCCTGCTGGCCGTGGGCGGCGTCCACCACCACCTCGTGCGCAACGGCCTCCGCAACCACGTCGGACTCGTCGTCGAGTCGGGTGACCCCAGAACGGTCCATCACTTCGCGACGCTGATCGGCTACGGCGCGGGCGCGGTCAACCCCTACCTGGCCTACCAGACCATCGAGGACCTCGTGGCCGGGCCGGACGGCGCGAACCTCGGAACCGCCATCGAGGCCTACGTCGGCGCGGTCGAGGACGGCCTCCTGAAGACGATGGCCAAGATGGGCATCTCGACGGTGGAGAGCTATCAGGGCGCACAGATCTTCGAGGCCGTCGGGCTCGATTCGGACTTCGTCGCCGAGTACTTCGAGGGGACGACCTGCCGGACGGAAGGCATGGAGATCGAGGACCTCGAATCGGACCTGCGGACCCGCTACGACGTGGCCTTCAGCGACGACCCCGAGATCGAGCGCCAGGGCGAGTTCGAGCACCGGACCGGCGGCATCCACCACCAGTGGAACCCCGAGACGGTCGGGACGGTCCAGCAGGCCGTCCGGCAGGGCGACTACGAGAAATACAGGGAGTTCGCCGAGAAGATCAACGACCAGACCCAGGAACTCCAGACCCTCCGGGGCCTGCTCGAGTTCGACACAGAGGATCGGGAGTCGATCCCCATCGAGGACGTCGAACCCATCGAGGACATCGTCGAGCGCTTCGAGACGGCCGCGATGTCCCTGGGGAGCCTCTCCCCGGAGATGCACGAGAACAACGCCATCGCGATGAACCGGTTGGGGGCCAACGCCAACACCGGCGAGGGCGGCGAACCGCCCGAGCGCTTCGGCACCGAGAAGGAGTGTACGACCAAGCAGGTCGCCTCCGGCCGCTTCGGCGTCACCAGCGACTACCTCTCGGCCGCCGAGGAGATCCAGATCAAGATGGCTCAGGGGTCAAAGCCCGGAGAGGGCGGCCATCTGCCCGGGAAGAAGGTCAACGAGATGATCGCCCACGTCCGGTACGCGACGCCGGGCGTCGGCCTCATCTCCCCGCCGCCGCTGCACGACATCTACTCCATCGAGGACCTCAAGCAGTTGATCCACGATCTCAAAGCCGCGAACCCCGACGCCGACATCAACGTCAAACTGGTCGCCGAGGACGGCATCGGCACCATCGCGGCGGGCGTCGCGAAGGCCAACGCCGACGTGGTCCACATCTCGGGCCACGACGGCGGGACCGGCGCGTCGCCGAAGACCTCGATCAAGAGCGCGGGCCTGCCCTGGGAACTGGGCGTCGCCGAGGCCAACCAGATGCTCCGGGCGACGGACCTGCGCTCCCGGATCAAGGTCAGCACCGACGGCGGCATGAAGACCGGCCGTGACGTGGCCGTCGCCGCCATGTTCGGCGCGGAGGGGTACGCCTTCGGGACCGCCTCGATGGTCACCTCCGGCTGTGTGATGGCCCGGCAGTGCCACGAGAACACCTGTCCGGTCGGCGTCGCGACCCAGAACGAGAAGCTTCGGGCCCGGTTCCCGGGCACGCCGGAGAACGTCATCAACTACATGACCTTCGTCGCGCAGGAACTGCGCGAGATCATGGCCGACCTCGGCTTCGAGACCGTCGACGACATGATCGGCCGGGTCGACGTGCTCTCCCAGCGCGACGACGTGGACCATCCCAAGGCCAAGAAACTCGACCTCTCCTCCGTGCTCGCCGAGCCCGCGGGCGACGACGACCGCTACAAGACCCGCGAGCAGACCCACGAGGTCGACGAGCAACTCGACTGGGATATCCTAGAGGAGATCGGCGACACCGTCGAGACCGGCGAGCCCGTCTCGCTGTCGATGGACATCGACAACGTCGATCGCGCGGTCGGTGCGACCCTCTCGAACCGGATCTCACAGGAACACGGCACGCCCGGTCTCCCCAGTGACACCATCCGCGTCGACTTCGAGGGCGTCGCCGGCCAGAGCTTCGGGGCCTTCCTGCAGGACGGCGTCACCTTCGAGCTCACGGGGACGGCCAACGACTACGTCGGCAAGGGCCTCTCCGGCGGGAAGATGATCGTCAACACGCCAGCCGAGGCCCCCTACGAGCCCGAGGAGAACACCCTGATCGGCAACGTCGCCCTCTACGGCGCGACCCAGGGCGAACTCTACGTCAACGGCCAGGCCGGCGAGCGCTTCGCCGTCCGCAACTCCGGCGTCCGGGCGGTCGTCGAGTCGGTCGGCGACCACGGCTGTGAGTACATGACCGGCGGCGCGGTCGCGGTGCTTGGCGACACCGGCAAGAACTTCGCGGCCGGCATGTCCGGCGGCGTCGCCTACGTCCTCGACCGCGAGGGCGACTTCGACCGGAAGGTCAACCGCGGCATGGTCTCGACGTTCGACACCCTCGACGAACGGGACCGCAAGATGTTGCGCCGCCTGATCGAGAACCACGTCGCCTACACCGGTTCGGATCGCGGCCAGTACATCCTCGACAACTGGGAAGCGGAACTGGAGAACTTCGTCAAAGTTCTCCCCGACGCCTACGCGGAGATCATCGCGGACGACGACGAGGCCGACGTGCGGACCGAACCGCCCGAGCCCGCCACCCCGAGCGCCGACGCCAGCGAGCCGGCGGCGGGGCAGGCTGACGACTAG